One genomic window of Pecten maximus chromosome 3, xPecMax1.1, whole genome shotgun sequence includes the following:
- the LOC117322700 gene encoding uncharacterized protein LOC117322700 produces MVKTKTTPRQAGNRCPMCAGRFDDEAEWAKHLVDCGNRQRAMKKYECSGCDYASIKKCDFDRHIKRTGHGEAQTISESEDEWEMQDPGSLLSPLSTDQEEIGDSIAPQDARDITNVDDDINRPDHFPAKSPLAEKVAKLQSLEKAPVEKQVAQDFTIRKRTSPLPVSSSKPKAARPCTSLVNSNKSTIDNFTMTGAHEFLYARLSFDASTQTEAPVKTFTKKQTVTYDKDGRKIIKEVITEQWVE; encoded by the coding sequence ATGGTGAAGACAAAGACAACTCCGCGACAGGCAGGCAATCGCTGTCCGATGTGTGCTGGGAGATTTGATGATGAAGCTGAATGGGCAAAACATCTAGTTGACTGTGGGAACCGGCAGAGGGCAATGAAAAAATATGAGTGCTCTGGTTGCGATTACGCAAGCATAAAGAAATGTGACTTCGACCGGCACATTAAACGTACTGGACATGGGGAAGCGCAGACCATCTCGGAGAGCGAAGATGAGTGGGAGATGCAAGACCCTGGCAGTCTTCTGAGTCCACTGTCGACGGACCAGGAAGAGATTGGTGATAGTATTGCTCCACAAGACGCCAGAGACATTACTAATGTAGATGATGATATTAACCGTCCCGACCACTTTCCTGCTAAATCACCATTGGCTGAAAAAGTGGCAAAGCTGCAGAGTTTGGAGAAAGCTCCTGTTGAGAAGCAAGTGGCACAGGACTTTACGATCAGAAAGCGCACTTCTCCATTGCCGGTATCGTCGTCTAAACCCAAGGCAGCCAGGCCTTGTACTTCCCTTGTTAACAGCAATAAGAGCACAATTGACAACTTCACCATGACAGGTGCGCATGAATTCCTCTACGCAAGGCTCAGTTTTGACGCAAGCACGCAGACTGAAGCACCTGTGAAGACCTTTACTAAGAAACAGACGGTCACCTACGATAAGGATGGGAGAAAAATCATCAAGGAAGTCATTACCGAACAGTGGGTAGAATAG
- the LOC117323850 gene encoding N-alpha-acetyltransferase 40-like, with protein MGRKSAKAKAKKQQRKEESAKYAVSFAKVEAANKIKDPLDLVAPFRKYDRNGISLTIEFFRAADLSQELIDWVFNLTKKNLKKLYEESDWDWKDKEKLEEMTEEKALYLIAMDKDSKPVAFTHFRFDMEWDEELVYCYELLVIEEYRRKGIGKFLMQILELVAYKTEMIKVMLTTFKNNKMAESFFMKAMKYTTDETSPEDPVWEKREYKYHILSKEIKPSKEIKPKPCCKSQVCK; from the exons GAAAGTGCTAAATATGCTGTATCCTTTGCTAAAGTGGAAGCAGCAAATAAG attaagGATCCATTGGATTTGGTTGCACCCTTCAGAAAATATGACAGAAATGG GATTAGTCTGACAATAGAATTTTTTCGAGCTGCAGACCTGAGTCAGGAATTGATAGATTGGGTATTTAACCTCACTAAGAAGAACTTGAAGAAATT ATACGAGGAGAGTGATTGGGACTGGAAGGACAAAGAAAAGCTAGAAGAGATGACCGAAGAAAAAGCACTCTACCTCATCGCCATGGACAAAGACTCTAAACCTGTGGCATTTACACACTTCAGATTTGATATGGAGTGGGATGAGGAACTAGTTTACtg TTATGAACTTCTGGTAATAGAAGAATACAGAAGGAAAGGTATTGGGAAGTTTTTAATGCAGATTTTGGAATTGGTAGCATATAA AACTGAAATGATAAAAGTCATGCTTACAACATTCAAAAACAACAAGATGGCAGAAAGTTTCTTTATGAAAGCTATGAA GTATACGACAGACGAGACATCTCCAGAGGATCCAGTATGGGAGAAGAGAGAATATAAATACCATATACTCAGTAAAGAAATAAAGCCTAGTAAAGAAATAAAGCCTAAGCCATGTTGTAAATCCCAGGTCTGTAAATAG